TCTAGCTGCTTCGAGCCGGGAGGCGCCATGTCGGCGCGGACCCGTCACATGGACAAAGGATATCCTCCATGATCACCGGCAAAGTTAAGTTCTTCAACAACGACAAGGGCTACGGCTTCATCGCTCCCGAGGATGGCGGCACCGATGCGTTCGTGCACATCTCCGCCGTCGAGCGTGCGGGCATGAGCACGCTGCAGCAGGACCAGCGCATTTCCTACGAGCTGGAAACCGATCGCCGCGGCAAGACCTCGGCCGTCAACCTTCAGGAAGCCTGAACGTGACGCGGGCGGGCGTTTCGACGTCCGCCCGATTGCCAGAGGACTGCATCCAGTCCGACCGTGCCGGCCCCTTCGCCCGGCGCGAACACCCCGGAGACCCCTATGTCGCGCACTGCCGTTAAGCCCTATCTCGTCGCCAAGGATGAGGAAGGCAAGTTTCGCGTGACCATCCGCACGACGCGCTTCAATTCGCAGGGCTATCCGCTCGTCTCGTCGGAATTGCTGGAGCAGAGCTTCGAAACCGCCACGCGTGCGCGCACCTTTCTGCGTGCCGAATATCGGGCAGAGGCGACCGACATCACGTCCAAATAAGGATCGCGCATGCAGAATTCGTCGAATTTTTGCCGTTCGCAGGAAGCGATCCAGATCAAGCGCGCCGCCGAGACCACGCTGGACAATGTCCGCGCGATCGCGACCAAGGCCGCCGAAGTGTGGCGGCTCGAGGCCGTCGCCGCCGAGCAGCGCGAGGATCGTCATCGCCAGCGCCTCGCGGTGCAGAGCGACGATCGCCTCGCGCGCGAAACCTCCGATCAAGGCCTCGTCGGCGGCGAATGACCGGGCACCCGCTCAGCTCTTCTTGAGCTGCAGCCGCCAGCTGACATTGAAACGCCATTTGCCCTGATAGCCCGGATAGGGCTTGTCGATCACGCGCGCGCCTTCCAGTTCCAGCCAGGCGCGCGGCGTGAAGGCGATCCGCACGCCCCCGCCCGCCGATCCCACGTCGAAATTCGCGCCGCGATAATAAGGCAGGCGATCGACGAAGCGCACCTTCGCATGATCGGTGAAGCCATATAGCTCGCTGCCCTGCAGCTTGGCACCGAGCTTGGGCCGGAAGGCCAGTTCGCCCAGCACCGCATAGCCGCGATCGCCGCTCACCACCGCCTGATCGAACGCGCGGCCATAATCGGCGCCGCCGATCACGATCCGCTCGCCGGCCGGCAGCGGATCCTTACTATATTGCAGCTGCCCCTTGGTCCGCACGACGAATGTCTTGCCGATCTGCCGATCGTAGCTCGCGCGGGCATTCACCTTCGTGAAGACGGGCTCGGAGAGGAACGGCGTGCCGTGCGCGCTCAATATATCCAGCCCCCGGCTGACGGTGAGCCCCGCCGTGATGACCGATCTGGTCTTCACGATCGAGAAGCCCAGCGCGCCGCGCAGCGCGCGCGTATGATCGGCGGACGCCACCGCGCCCAGGATCGCCTGATCGCTGTCGATCCCGTCCACGCCGATGCTGGCGACGAGGTTCTTCGTGTAGCCCCGGATGATCGGATAGGAATAGGTGATGCCCGCCGTCTTGGCGGTGCCGTCAAAATCGGTGCGCTTGGCGTGCGTCGCCAGATACCCCACCGAGAGCGAAAGCTGCCCCCCGTCCGTGCCGATCGGCGTGCCGTGCGCGAGGGAGATGTAGCGCAGCCGATTGACGTTCGGCGTGATCAGCCCCGTCAGGTCTGTCCGGTCGCCGTCGCGCAGCAGGCTGTAGGCGTGGGCATCGGCGCGGACCTGCGAATTGCCCTGCTGATCCTGCCCGCGATTGTCGTAGCTCACCGAGAAATCGGTATGCTTCCGCGCGCCCTTGATCTGCAGGACGATACCGCCGGGTTTCGTGCCGCGCAGCACCTGCACGTCCACCTTCTCGCCCGGAATGTCGCGCATCAGCGACAGGTAGCGCTGCAGCGCGCGCTTGCTGAGCGGATGCTCCCTGGTCAACTGGGTCGCATAGGCCTTCATCAGCGGCGTCATGCCGCCCGTGAACACCACGCGCTCGACGAAGCCCTCCGCCACGCGCACCACCACCACGCCCTTGGCGAAGCTCTGGTCCGGGATGATGACCGTGTAGAGCGCGATATCCGCATCGGCATAGGCATCGGACAATGCCTTCGCGAGATCGCCCAGCACCTCCCTGGTCGCGCGCTTGCCGAGATAGGGCCGCGCGGCATTCGCCACCCGCGCCGGCACCTTGGCGCCACCGAAGCTGACACTGTTGATCTGCACGCCGGCATCAGCGCCTTCCACGCGCGCGCCGCCCGTGGGCGCGGTGCGCGGCGCGGGCTTCGTCTCGCGCGGGGCCTCCGTGGGATCGGGCGTCCGGTCGAGCCGGTTCTGGTCGAGGATGAGAGGGGTACGAGTCGTCGGCAAGGCGGGCGGCACATCCAGTTGCGCCGCCGCCGCGAGCGTCCACACAGCGAGCATCGCTGCGCTCCTTTTCGGCTGGTCGGATCAGGAAGAGGTCGGAGACCGGTGACGAGGAAGCGGCCAGACGGATCGGGGACTCTTCCGATCCGTCCGGGCCGCACCCTCGGGTCCGGGATCAGCGCGGGTCAGCGCTGAACCAGCCCGTGCAGGCCACCCGTCAGCCCGCCGACGAGGCCTCCCGTCTGCCCGGTCGCGGCCACCGGCGTCACCACCGGCGCGATCACCGCGCTGACGGTCGGCACGATCGTGTTCACGACCGGCGTGACCACGGCGGTCACCGGCGCCACGACATTGGCCACCGGCGTGCTCGCCGCGGGCGTCGCCACCGCCGTCACGGTCGGCACCACCGTATTGACGACCGGAGCCACCACCGCCTGCACCGGAGCGACCACGTCCGCCACCGGCGCGTTCACGACGGGCGAGAGCGCGGCGGTCACCGTCGGAACCACCGCATTCGTCACCGGCGCGACGGCCGCCGTCACGGGCGCCACGACATTGGCGACCGGGGTCGAGACGGCGGGCGCCACCGCCGCCGTCACCGCCGGAAGCACCGCACCCGCAACCGGCGCGATCGCCGCATCCACCGGCAGCGACACCGTCGCCAGCGATCCGGTGACCGGCGCGTTGGAGGCGACGTTCACCGCGACGACCGGCGCCGCGCTGCCGATGGCCGTATTGCCCGCCGTCACGCCGATTAGTCCGCCCGAAGCGCCCGTGGCGGTGTCCACCACCTGGCTGACGACCGGGGCATTGACGGAAGCGATCTGCCCCGCGCCGTTCGTCTGCAGCGCCGTGACGGACAGAAGTTGCCCGTTCGCCGCCGTATCGGACAGGGCCGATACGCCCACCAGCGGCGCGGCCCCGCCGACACCGGTGTTGGCGACATTCACGGCGGCCAGGTTCTGCAGCGCGCCGGGCGTCACTTCGTGGATCGCCAGATTGGCGACGCCGTTGACCGTCGCGGTGGCGAGATTGCCGCCTGTCAGCAGCCCTACCGAGGCGATCGTGCCTTGGGGCTGCGTCGCGCTGGCCACGCCGACGCCGACGGCACCCGTTCCGCTGGCGGGCGACGTGACGCTGGTATTCAGCGCGGTGATCGCCACCACGTCGCCGACGACGCCCTTCAGGCCATCCACCAGCAATTGCTGGCCATGGCCCGCGTCGACCAGCGCCTGACCCGTATCATTGCTGATGCCGACGATCGTGCCGGTGATCGGCGTGGTCGCCGGCAACGCCGCATTGACCGGCTGGGTCGCGGCGTCGAGCACGTCGCCGACGCCGAGAACGGCGTTGCCCGCCGTCACGAGAACACCGCCGAGCAAGCCCGAGGGAGACTGGGTACCGCCCGTATCGGTGCCGGTGCCGGTGCCGGTGCCAGTCCCGGTTCCGGTTCCGGTTCCGGTTCCGGTTCCGGTTCCGGTGCCCGTTCCTGTGCCACCCGAGCCTGTACCCGTGCCGCCCGAGCCGGTGCCGCCCGATCCCGTGCCGCCGCTGGAACCACCGGAGCCAGTGGAGCCGCCCGAGCCGGTGTCGCCACCTCCCGACGTTCCGCCGCCGGTCGATCCGCTGCCGCCCGTGTCGCTGACACCGGGAACACCGACGCTGCCGAGGCGCGTGCCACCTTCCGTAGAGCAGGCCGACAGCACCAAGGCGAGCACAGCGGCCGAAGAAATGAGAGAAATCCGCGAACGCGACAACTTACTCATGATCACCCTCCTTTTGCTCACCCCGACTATCAACGCGACTCATCTTGTCGATGTTCCAGAACATTTTATCGCAACTTGAAGTAAAAAGGATTTCAGCCAATTTTTTATGATTATCGTTCTTTCTAATATACCCAACAACACATCGAATCATGTTAACCATAATTCCTTCTATTGTTGATTTACATTTTGTAATATCGCCTTTTCACTTCAACAAAGATCGATAGATCGTTTCGGCAAGCATTAATTATACGCCTTGATCTTCTGATTTACGCTGCAATGCGGAATGCAGGCGATTTTTGACTGTTTTCAGGTGCTATCCGCAGAGCCAACGCACCTCTCGCCTCTGGCGTTTTGTGCGGCTAGGGCGTGCGACATGACTCAACCGACCCAGCTTGATGCGCTGATGCAGCGCGGCGCCCACTTCCTCGGCACACGTTTCGCGATCATGGCGGGCGCCATGTCGTGGGTGTCGGAGCGCCACCTCGTCTCCGCCATTTCCAATGCGGGCGGCTTCGGCGTGATTGCGTGCGGCGCCATGACGCCCGATCTGCTCGATCGCGAAATCGCCGCCACCAAGGCGCTGACCGACAAGCCGTTCGGCGTGAACCTGATCACGATGCACCCCGATCTCACCGCGCTGATCGATGTATGCGCCGCGCATCAGGTGGGCCATGTCGTGCTGGCGGGCGGCCTGCCCCCGGCGGGCGCGATCGACCGGATCAAGGCCTCCGGCGCCAAGGTGCTGTGCTTCCCGCCGACGCTCACCTTCGCCAAGAAGCTGATCCGGTCGGGCGTGGACGCGCTGATCATCGAGGGGATGGAGGCCGGCGGCCATATCGGCCCCGTCTCCACGAGCGTGCTGGCGCAGGAGATGCTGCCCGAGATCGCGCAGCAGGTGCCCGTCTTCGTCGCGGGCGGCATCGGCCGGGGCGAGGCGATCGCGGGCTATCTGGAGATGGGCGCATCGGGCGTGCAGCTCGGCACGCGCTTCGTCTGCGCGACGGAGTGCATCGCGCACGCCAATTTCAAGAAGGCCTTCATCCGCGCCTCCGCGCGCGACGCGGTGGCCAGCGTGCAGATCGATCCGCGCCTGCCCGTCATTCCGGTGCGCGCGCTGAAGAATGCGGGTGGCGAACTGTTCACCGCCAAGCAGCGCGAAGTGGCGCAGGCGCTGGACGAGGGCAAACTGGCCATGGCCGAGGCCCAGCTCCAGATCGAGCATTATTGGGCGGGCGCGCTCCGCCGCGCCGTGATCGACGGCGATGTCGAGCATGGCAGCGTGATGGCCGGCCAGTCGGTCGGCATGGTCACGAAGGAGCAACCCGTCGCCGAGATCCTGGCAGAACTGGTGGAGCAGGCCACGGCCGCGCTGGAGCGCCGCGCCGCCTGAGCGGCCCGCATCTTTCTGTCGACGGCCGACGCCAAACCCCGTTCGCCCCGAGCCTGTCGAAGGGCTGCACTTCTTTTCCCAGGTGCTGGAAAGAAGGACAGTGCTTCGACAGGCTCAGCGCAAACGGCGCGACGCAGGCTTGTCACCCCGCAGGCCCCAAAGCCCCGACAAAGCCCCAAGAGGAATGCGATCAACCATTTGGCCGCATCCGTCGCCCTCTTCGGTTGACCGGACAGGCAACGCGCGTCAGGGCACGGCCATGCGCCCCCAGGATTTCCAAGGCCAGATCCTCAACGCCGCCTCCAGCCTTCTCGGCATCTCGCTCGTCATCATTGCGGGGCTGAACGTCACGCACGCGGCGCGCGGCACGCTGGCCGACGAAGTGGCCTGGGGATCGGCCGTCCTGCTCGCGCTCAGTTGCGTCCTTTCCTATCTCGCCGTGCGCGCCGCTCCCCGCGAAACGAGCATGGGCAAATGGGCCGATCGCATCTTCCTGCTGGGCCTGCTCGCATTGTTCGCATCGATCGTGGTTCTGGCGGTTAACAATCCGTAAGTTGTGCGAGGCGAGCCTTTGCTGTTAGCTCGTGATTAACGACCATGCCGCCCACCTCATCCGCCACCGCCGCACGCGAAATCCTCGTCCGCCTTCACGACGTGATGGCGTCGCGTACCAACGCGCAGGCCAAGCTCAACCAGGTCACGCAGATCATCGGCGAGGCGCTGCATAGCGAGGTCTGCTCGATCTATTTGCTGCGCGAAGGCGTGCTGGAGCTGTTCGCCACGCGCGGGCTGAAGCAGGAGGCGGTCCACGTCACGAAGCTGGCGCTGGGCGAGGGCCTGACCGGCACGATCGCCGAGAAGACCGAGACGCTCAATCTGGCGGAGGCGACCAGCCACCCCGATTTCGTCCATAATCCCGAAACCGGCGAAGATCTGTATCACAGCTTCGCCGGCGTCCCGATCGTGCGGGCCGAGCGCGCGGTGGGCGTGCTGACGGTGCAGCATGTCGATCAGCGCCGCTATGCCGATATCGAGATCGAGGCGCTGCAGACGGTGGCGATGGTGCTGGCGGAATTGATCGCGGGCGCCGGCCTGATCGACGAAACGCAAGGTCCCGGTTCAGGATCGGGCCGCGATAGCGGATCGGTGAGGATGACCGGTCTCAAGCTCGTCGAAGGCATGGGCCAGGGCCGCGCCGTCTTCCATCAGCCGCGCGTGATCGTCGAGCATACGGTGGCCGAGGATATCGAGGCCGAGCGCCACCGCGTTTACTCCGCGTTCGACAAGATGCGCGACCAGATCGATCGCATGATGAGCCAGGCCGATTTCGGCGTGGCGGGCGAGCATCAGGACATTCTCGCGACCTACAAGATGTTCGCCTACGATGAAGGCTGGCGCGGCCGCATCAACGACGCGATCGACAGCGGCCTGACGGCGGAGGCCGCGATCGAGCGCGTGCAGCAGCGCACGCGGATGCGGATGCGCGAGATTGACGATCCCTTGCTCGCGGACCGGATGCACGATCTGGAGGATCTCTCCAATCGCCTGCTCCGGATCGTCTCCGGTCAGCTCGGCACGGCGGCGCAACTGGGCCTGCGGCAGGATTCGATCCTGATCGCGCGCAATCTGGGCCCGGCCGAGTTGCTGGAATATGATCGGCGACGGCTGAAGGGCGTGATCCTGCAGGAGGGATCGCTCACCGCGCATGTCGTGATCGTGGCGCGCGCGATGGGCATTCCGGTGCTGGGCCGCGTACGCGATGCCCGCCGCCTGATCGCGGAAGGCGACATGCTGCTGCTCAATGCGAGCGAGGGCAATGCCGTCGCCCGCCCCAACCCGCAGATCGAGGAGGCGTTCGAAAGCCGGCTTTCGGTCACGCAGAAATTGCGCGCCGAATATGCGGCGATGCGCGATCTGCCGCCGGAAAGCCGCGATGGTCGCCGCCTGATGCTGATGGTCAATGCGGGCCTGCGCGACGATGTCGCGGCGCTGGATACGACCGGCGCCGACGGGATCGGCCTGTTCCGCACCGAATTCGAATTCCTCGTCTCGGCCGAATTGCCGAAGCGCGAGCGTCAGCAGCGCGTCTATCGCGACGTGATGGAGACGGCGGGCGACAAGCCCGTGATCTTCCGCACCGTGGATGTCGGCGGCGACAAGGCGCTGCCCTACATGACGAGCGACGAGATCGAGGAGGAAAATCCGGCGATGGGCTGGCGCGCGATCCGGCTGGCGCTGGAGCGCGACGCGCTGATGAAGGCGCAGGCCTCGGCCCTCGTGGAGGCGGCGGGCAATCGCGTGCTGCAGGTCATGTTCCCGATGATCTCCGAGCCATGGGAGTTCGACGAGGCGCGCGCCCTGTTCGAGGAACAGCGCGAGCGTCTGGCCAAGCGTGGCAAGCCGCAGCCGCTGACGATCAAATATGGCGCGATGCTGGAGGTGCCGGCGCTGGCGGAAGCGCTCGACATCCTGTTGCCCAAGCTGGATTTCCTGTCGATCGGCACGAACGATCTCACGCAATTCCTGTTCGCGGCCGATCGCGCGCATCCGAAGCTCGCCGAGCGGTTCGACTGGCTCTCGCCCGCGATCCTGCGCTTCATCCGCCGCGTCGTCCGCACCTGCGACGAGGCGGGCGTCCCCGTCGGCGTGTGCGGCGAGATGGGCGGGCGCCCGCTGGAGGCGATGGCGCTGATCGGCGTCGGGCTCGATCGCCTCTCGATCACGCCCGCCGCGATCGGCCCGGTCAAGGCGATGATCCGTTCGCTGGATGTCGGCGCCCTGCGCGAGGCCATGGCGGAGCTGCTCGCGCGTCCGCCCGTCGCCATGCGTGCAGCACTCACCGATTGGGCCGTTGCCCACGATGTAAGAATAGCTTGAGAGCTTGCTTTAACTGCGGCAGCTATCATTCCGCAGTGATCGAGGTTAAGCCGTCACAACTTTGCTGGGAAGCCGGATGAACGAGATCCGCAACGGGCTCGCGGAAGCGACTGCCACGACGGTCGGTGGACAACTTCGTGCAGCGCGCGAGGCGCAGGGTCTTTCGCTGGGCGAAATCGCCGAGCGGACGCGCATTCCGACGCGCCACCTGACCGCTCTGGAAAATGACGACCATCAGGGCCTGCCCGCCGCCACCTACAGCACCGGTTTCGTCAAGACCTATGCGCGCATGCTGGGGCTGGACGGTCAGGAACTGGCGCAGCAATTCCGCGGCGAACTGACGCATGCGGCGCCGCGCATCGCCTATCAGGAAGTCTATCAGCCCGCCGATCCCGCGCGCACGCCGTCACGCGGCCTGGTGTGGGTGAGCCTGCTCGCCGTGGTCGTGCTGGTGCTGGGCTTCCTCTACTGGCGCGGCATGCACAGCGAGGATCCGGTGGCGGTCGCGTCCGCGCCTCCGGCGGAGTCCCCGGCCCCCGCTTTGCCTGCCGCGAAGCCACAGGCTCCGGCCGCCACTCCGACGCCCGCCACCGCTGGCGGTCCGGCCGTTCTTACCGCGGAATCGCCCGTGTGGCTGCGCGTCACCGATGGCGACGGCAAGCTGTTCGAGGGCATGCTGGATACGGGCAAGAGCTTCACCGTGCCCGATACGGCCGCCGATCCGCGCCTGCTGACGGGCCGGCCCAACGCGCTGAAGGTGACGGTGGGCAGCAGCGTGATCCCGCCGCTCGGTCCGCCCGAGCAGCGCGTCCGCAACGTGAGCCTCAAGCCGGAAGCGCTGCTGGAGCGTCTGTCGGGCGGCACCGGCGAGCGCGCCGTGGCGCTCATTCCCGATCCGGTGAACATCGCCTCGGATACCGATTCCGTCCCGGTCAGGCCCGCGCCCGCCCCGACGTCCGCGCCCGCAACCCCGCAGGCCGGACCGAACTGAGCGGTTCCCGCTTCATCGGGCGCTCATCTGCTTTATGGTGGGGCTCCATTTCCGAATCCGAGCCGAAAGAGCCGCCTTTATGTTTCTGCGTCCGCTGACGATCGCCTGCCTGCTTGCCTCCGTCGCCACGCCGGCGCTGGCGCAGAGCGCCGACAAGATGGCGCCGCGTGTCGACAAGCTGGAAAAGGAGATGAAGGCCGTCCAGCGCAAGGTCTTCCCCGGTGGCAGCCCCGCTTTCTTCGAACCTGAGATCGCCGCCACCCCCGCCACCGCCGCCCCCGTCCAGCGCGCGCCCGCCGATCAGGCGGTGCGGGATCTGACCGGCCGCGTCGAGGCGCTGGAGCGCGAGCTGGAGACGCTCACCGGCCAGATCGAGGTGAACCAGCACAAGCTGGACGTGCTGACCCAGACCGAGGCCAAGGATCGCGCCGATCTGGACGCGCGACTGAAGGTGCTGGAAGGCGGCGCCGCGCCTGCCCCGACGCTGAACGCGCCGCTCCCGATCGATGCCGCGCCGCCGCGCCGCCCCGGCAAGGGCACGCCGCCGCGTCCGCTGCCCGCCGAGCCGGCTGCCGCCGAACCCGCGCCGGCCCCGGCCGCCGCCGAACCCGCCGCTCCCTCGACGGGCGATGCGGGCGAGGACGCCTATATGGCCGGCTAC
This DNA window, taken from Sphingomonas sp. AP4-R1, encodes the following:
- a CDS encoding nitronate monooxygenase family protein, whose protein sequence is MTQPTQLDALMQRGAHFLGTRFAIMAGAMSWVSERHLVSAISNAGGFGVIACGAMTPDLLDREIAATKALTDKPFGVNLITMHPDLTALIDVCAAHQVGHVVLAGGLPPAGAIDRIKASGAKVLCFPPTLTFAKKLIRSGVDALIIEGMEAGGHIGPVSTSVLAQEMLPEIAQQVPVFVAGGIGRGEAIAGYLEMGASGVQLGTRFVCATECIAHANFKKAFIRASARDAVASVQIDPRLPVIPVRALKNAGGELFTAKQREVAQALDEGKLAMAEAQLQIEHYWAGALRRAVIDGDVEHGSVMAGQSVGMVTKEQPVAEILAELVEQATAALERRAA
- the ptsP gene encoding phosphoenolpyruvate--protein phosphotransferase, with protein sequence MPPTSSATAAREILVRLHDVMASRTNAQAKLNQVTQIIGEALHSEVCSIYLLREGVLELFATRGLKQEAVHVTKLALGEGLTGTIAEKTETLNLAEATSHPDFVHNPETGEDLYHSFAGVPIVRAERAVGVLTVQHVDQRRYADIEIEALQTVAMVLAELIAGAGLIDETQGPGSGSGRDSGSVRMTGLKLVEGMGQGRAVFHQPRVIVEHTVAEDIEAERHRVYSAFDKMRDQIDRMMSQADFGVAGEHQDILATYKMFAYDEGWRGRINDAIDSGLTAEAAIERVQQRTRMRMREIDDPLLADRMHDLEDLSNRLLRIVSGQLGTAAQLGLRQDSILIARNLGPAELLEYDRRRLKGVILQEGSLTAHVVIVARAMGIPVLGRVRDARRLIAEGDMLLLNASEGNAVARPNPQIEEAFESRLSVTQKLRAEYAAMRDLPPESRDGRRLMLMVNAGLRDDVAALDTTGADGIGLFRTEFEFLVSAELPKRERQQRVYRDVMETAGDKPVIFRTVDVGGDKALPYMTSDEIEEENPAMGWRAIRLALERDALMKAQASALVEAAGNRVLQVMFPMISEPWEFDEARALFEEQRERLAKRGKPQPLTIKYGAMLEVPALAEALDILLPKLDFLSIGTNDLTQFLFAADRAHPKLAERFDWLSPAILRFIRRVVRTCDEAGVPVGVCGEMGGRPLEAMALIGVGLDRLSITPAAIGPVKAMIRSLDVGALREAMAELLARPPVAMRAALTDWAVAHDVRIA
- a CDS encoding helix-turn-helix domain-containing protein — translated: MNEIRNGLAEATATTVGGQLRAAREAQGLSLGEIAERTRIPTRHLTALENDDHQGLPAATYSTGFVKTYARMLGLDGQELAQQFRGELTHAAPRIAYQEVYQPADPARTPSRGLVWVSLLAVVVLVLGFLYWRGMHSEDPVAVASAPPAESPAPALPAAKPQAPAATPTPATAGGPAVLTAESPVWLRVTDGDGKLFEGMLDTGKSFTVPDTAADPRLLTGRPNALKVTVGSSVIPPLGPPEQRVRNVSLKPEALLERLSGGTGERAVALIPDPVNIASDTDSVPVRPAPAPTSAPATPQAGPN
- a CDS encoding ShlB/FhaC/HecB family hemolysin secretion/activation protein — translated: MLAVWTLAAAAQLDVPPALPTTRTPLILDQNRLDRTPDPTEAPRETKPAPRTAPTGGARVEGADAGVQINSVSFGGAKVPARVANAARPYLGKRATREVLGDLAKALSDAYADADIALYTVIIPDQSFAKGVVVVRVAEGFVERVVFTGGMTPLMKAYATQLTREHPLSKRALQRYLSLMRDIPGEKVDVQVLRGTKPGGIVLQIKGARKHTDFSVSYDNRGQDQQGNSQVRADAHAYSLLRDGDRTDLTGLITPNVNRLRYISLAHGTPIGTDGGQLSLSVGYLATHAKRTDFDGTAKTAGITYSYPIIRGYTKNLVASIGVDGIDSDQAILGAVASADHTRALRGALGFSIVKTRSVITAGLTVSRGLDILSAHGTPFLSEPVFTKVNARASYDRQIGKTFVVRTKGQLQYSKDPLPAGERIVIGGADYGRAFDQAVVSGDRGYAVLGELAFRPKLGAKLQGSELYGFTDHAKVRFVDRLPYYRGANFDVGSAGGGVRIAFTPRAWLELEGARVIDKPYPGYQGKWRFNVSWRLQLKKS
- a CDS encoding tetratricopeptide repeat protein gives rise to the protein MFLRPLTIACLLASVATPALAQSADKMAPRVDKLEKEMKAVQRKVFPGGSPAFFEPEIAATPATAAPVQRAPADQAVRDLTGRVEALERELETLTGQIEVNQHKLDVLTQTEAKDRADLDARLKVLEGGAAPAPTLNAPLPIDAAPPRRPGKGTPPRPLPAEPAAAEPAPAPAAAEPAAPSTGDAGEDAYMAGYKLWDQKKFPEAQAALSAMIKKYPKHKRASYARNLLGRAQLDGGTPAMAAQTFYANYQTDPRGERAPDSLFYLGQALTQLKKPADACKAYGELEQVYGTTLAAGLKSKLPAAKKAADCK
- a CDS encoding cold-shock protein is translated as MITGKVKFFNNDKGYGFIAPEDGGTDAFVHISAVERAGMSTLQQDQRISYELETDRRGKTSAVNLQEA